One window from the genome of Amycolatopsis sp. NBC_01480 encodes:
- a CDS encoding LLM class flavin-dependent oxidoreductase, with amino-acid sequence MQFGIFTVGDVTTDPTTGKAPSEHERIKAMVRIALKAEEVGLDVFATGEHHNPPFVPSSPTTMLGFIAAQTEKLVLSTSTTLITTNDPVKIAEDFAMLQHLAEGRVDLMMGRGNTGPVYPWFGQDIRQGIPLAIENYALLRRLWREEVVDWEGKFRTPLQGFTSTPRPLDDVPPFVWHGSIRSPEIAEQAAFYGDGFFANHIFWPTQHYQQLIAFYRQRYEHYGHGQADQAIVGLGGQAFIRPKSQDAWNEFRPYFDQAPVYGNGPSLEDFTEQTPLTVGSPQEVIDKTLTFREHFGDYQRQLFLMDHAGLPLKTVLEQLDLLGEEVVPVLRKELEAKRPAHVPDAPTHESLKAARDSENALV; translated from the coding sequence ATGCAGTTCGGAATCTTCACGGTGGGCGACGTCACGACGGACCCCACCACGGGCAAGGCGCCGTCGGAGCACGAGCGCATCAAGGCGATGGTCCGGATCGCCCTCAAGGCCGAGGAGGTCGGCCTGGACGTATTCGCCACGGGGGAGCACCACAACCCGCCGTTCGTGCCGTCGTCGCCGACCACCATGCTCGGCTTCATCGCGGCGCAGACGGAGAAACTGGTGCTGTCGACCTCGACCACGCTGATCACCACGAACGACCCGGTGAAGATCGCCGAGGACTTCGCGATGCTGCAGCACCTGGCCGAGGGCCGCGTGGACCTGATGATGGGCCGCGGCAACACCGGGCCGGTCTACCCCTGGTTCGGCCAGGACATCCGGCAGGGCATCCCGCTCGCCATCGAGAACTACGCGCTGCTGCGCCGGCTCTGGCGCGAGGAAGTGGTGGACTGGGAAGGCAAGTTCCGCACCCCGTTGCAGGGCTTCACCTCCACCCCGCGCCCGCTCGACGACGTGCCGCCGTTCGTCTGGCACGGCTCGATCCGCAGCCCGGAGATCGCCGAGCAGGCCGCGTTCTACGGCGACGGCTTCTTCGCCAACCACATCTTCTGGCCGACGCAGCACTACCAGCAGCTGATCGCCTTCTACCGCCAGCGCTACGAGCACTACGGCCACGGCCAGGCCGACCAGGCCATCGTCGGCCTCGGCGGGCAGGCGTTCATCCGGCCCAAGTCGCAGGACGCGTGGAACGAGTTCCGGCCGTACTTCGACCAGGCGCCGGTGTACGGGAACGGCCCGTCGCTGGAGGACTTCACCGAGCAGACGCCGCTGACCGTCGGCAGCCCGCAGGAGGTCATCGACAAGACGCTGACCTTCCGTGAGCACTTCGGCGACTACCAGCGCCAGCTGTTCCTGATGGACCACGCCGGCCTGCCGCTGAAGACCGTGCTGGAGCAGCTCGACCTGCTCGGCGAAGAGGTCGTCCCGGTGCTGCGCAAGGAGCTCGAGGCGAAGCGCCCCGCGCATGTTCCGGACGCGCCCACGCACGAGTCGCTGAAAGCCGCGCGTGACAGCGAAAACGCCCTCGTCTGA
- a CDS encoding FMN reductase, with amino-acid sequence MTARTIAVVTAGLSQPSSTRLLADRLAEATRAALGPETTVEVIELRDVAVDVTNNMLTGFPSPRLREAIDTVTRADGLIAVTPVFTASYSGLFKSFFDVLDKEALDGKPVLLAATGGTERHSLVLDFALRPLFAYLRATPVATGVYAASSDWGSVAATGALQQRVERAAGELAALVSAAPESVAEPEFASVPFEQLLSGGV; translated from the coding sequence ATGACCGCACGCACCATCGCCGTGGTCACCGCCGGGCTGAGCCAGCCGTCGTCGACGCGGCTGCTGGCCGACCGGCTGGCGGAGGCCACCCGCGCCGCGCTGGGCCCCGAGACCACGGTCGAGGTGATCGAGCTGCGCGACGTGGCCGTGGACGTCACCAACAACATGCTCACCGGATTCCCCAGCCCGCGGTTGCGCGAGGCGATCGACACCGTGACGCGGGCCGACGGGCTGATCGCCGTCACGCCGGTGTTCACCGCTTCGTACAGCGGGCTGTTCAAGTCCTTCTTCGACGTGCTGGACAAGGAAGCCCTCGACGGCAAGCCGGTGCTGCTGGCCGCGACAGGCGGTACGGAACGGCACTCGCTCGTGCTGGACTTCGCCCTGCGCCCGCTCTTCGCTTACCTTCGCGCTACGCCGGTGGCGACGGGTGTGTACGCGGCTTCGTCGGACTGGGGCAGCGTCGCCGCGACGGGCGCGTTGCAGCAGCGCGTCGAGCGCGCGGCGGGAGAGCTGGCGGCGCTGGTCTCGGCGGCACCCGAGTCCGTGGCCGAGCCGGAGTTCGCGTCGGTCCCGTTCGAGCAGCTGCTTTCCGGTGGGGTGTAA
- a CDS encoding RNA polymerase sigma factor: MNTEAAVTAAFREEGGRVVATLIRLTGDWDLAEECAQEAMARALERWPRDGIPDRPGAWLTTTARNHALTRLKRSATEAAKLRDVATLASHDEPDADPSGVQDDRLRLMFTCCHPALPLEGRVALTLRTLGGLTTSEIARAFLVSESTMSQRLVRTKRKIREAGIPYRVPPAHLLPERTTAVLGVLYLLFNEGYGPARHELCAEAIRLARILAELMPAEPEIEGLLALMLLQSSRREARLDEDGELVTLEDQDRSRWDAAAIEEGLPLVEKALTETARRRGSAGPYQLQAAIAACHASAPTAEATDWPQIAALYGELAKRLPSPVVELNRAVAVAMADGPEAGLALVTAMQEDPRLAGYHLLPATRGDLLRRLGRRTEAAEAFRQALDLATTEADRRFLARRISDLVD; encoded by the coding sequence CTGAACACCGAGGCCGCGGTCACGGCCGCCTTCCGCGAGGAGGGCGGCCGGGTGGTCGCCACGCTGATCCGGCTGACCGGGGACTGGGACCTGGCCGAGGAGTGCGCGCAGGAGGCGATGGCCCGCGCGCTCGAACGCTGGCCGCGCGACGGCATTCCCGACCGGCCGGGCGCCTGGCTCACGACCACGGCGCGCAACCACGCCCTGACGCGTCTCAAGCGAAGCGCCACCGAAGCGGCGAAGCTCCGCGACGTCGCGACGCTCGCTTCGCACGACGAACCGGACGCCGACCCCAGCGGCGTCCAGGACGACCGGCTACGGCTGATGTTCACCTGCTGTCACCCGGCGTTGCCGCTCGAGGGCCGCGTCGCGCTGACGCTGCGCACGCTCGGCGGGCTGACCACGTCGGAGATCGCGCGGGCGTTCCTGGTCAGCGAGTCCACGATGTCGCAACGGCTGGTGCGGACGAAACGCAAGATCCGCGAGGCCGGAATCCCCTACCGCGTGCCGCCCGCGCACCTGCTGCCGGAGCGGACGACGGCCGTGCTGGGTGTGCTGTACCTGCTGTTCAACGAGGGTTACGGGCCCGCCCGCCACGAGCTGTGCGCGGAGGCCATCCGGCTCGCCCGCATCCTGGCGGAGCTGATGCCGGCCGAGCCGGAGATCGAGGGCCTGCTGGCGTTGATGCTGCTGCAATCCTCACGCCGCGAAGCGCGCCTCGACGAAGACGGCGAACTCGTCACGCTCGAGGACCAGGACCGTTCCCGCTGGGACGCGGCCGCGATCGAGGAAGGGCTGCCGCTGGTGGAAAAGGCCCTGACCGAGACGGCCCGGCGCCGCGGCTCGGCCGGGCCGTACCAGCTGCAAGCGGCGATCGCGGCCTGTCACGCGAGCGCGCCCACCGCCGAAGCGACCGACTGGCCGCAGATCGCGGCGCTGTACGGGGAGCTGGCGAAACGCCTGCCGTCACCGGTCGTGGAGCTGAACCGCGCGGTGGCCGTCGCCATGGCGGACGGCCCCGAAGCGGGGCTCGCGCTGGTGACGGCCATGCAAGAGGATCCGCGGCTGGCGGGCTACCACCTGCTGCCCGCCACCCGCGGTGATCTGCTGCGCCGGCTCGGCCGTCGGACGGAGGCCGCCGAGGCCTTCCGGCAGGCGCTGGACCTGGCCACCACCGAGGCGGACCGCCGGTTCCTCGCCCGCCGCATCAGCGACCTGGTGGACTGA
- a CDS encoding YciI family protein, whose product MRYMLLICGQSHEGSKPPEDGPADPATESWVDEMDGRGVRLMGDRLRPASMATTVRVKDGEVLLSDGPFAETKEQILGFDLLECADLDEAIEVASKHPAALWGPIEVRPLWPFEAPSEEPEQA is encoded by the coding sequence ATGCGCTACATGTTGCTGATCTGCGGCCAGAGCCACGAGGGCAGCAAGCCGCCCGAGGACGGCCCCGCCGACCCGGCCACCGAATCCTGGGTGGACGAAATGGACGGGCGCGGCGTGCGCCTGATGGGCGACCGGCTCCGGCCCGCGAGCATGGCGACCACCGTGCGCGTGAAGGACGGCGAGGTGCTGCTTTCGGACGGGCCCTTCGCCGAGACGAAGGAGCAGATCCTCGGCTTCGACCTGCTGGAGTGCGCGGACCTGGACGAGGCGATCGAGGTCGCGTCGAAGCACCCGGCCGCGTTGTGGGGCCCCATCGAGGTCCGTCCGTTGTGGCCGTTCGAAGCGCCGTCTGAAGAGCCGGAGCAGGCCTGA
- a CDS encoding MFS transporter, with translation MNQPDPRRWAALAVLCTANFMVILDSQIVLLALPSIDRALGFAAGNAQWVLTAYMLSFGGLLLLGGRVADLAGRRRVFLCGTALFLVSSLLCGLAWTPAMLIGARVLQGVSAALMAPSALSLVLTTFPDGAERNRAIAAWSSVGGIGATAALIVGGALTRALGWPWVFFLNVPVAAGLLLAGAGLLRESRERTARGFDVTGAVTVTAALACGLLALTRAPVAGWTSPWTLVLLAVSAGLFLVFAATERRSAAPLVPLGLFRSRLVTGGNLVTLAGAMAVFGTSLTVSEYAQRELGLSPLAFGLAATALPVLAIVGASAGQAAVTRFGYRPVAVAGLVSVAVGCLMLTMVSPGGSYLLGLVPGLALVGFGLGSGGLAGSTAALAGAAEPDAGVASGVNTAAFQVGGAIGVAALSTVATTLADGPAFAVAAALAALGALAGATTLKPRRLDLAPQAR, from the coding sequence GTGAACCAGCCCGACCCCCGCCGCTGGGCGGCGCTCGCCGTGCTCTGCACGGCCAACTTCATGGTCATCCTCGACTCGCAGATCGTGCTGCTCGCGCTGCCCTCGATCGACCGGGCGCTGGGCTTCGCCGCCGGCAACGCGCAGTGGGTGCTCACCGCGTACATGCTCAGCTTCGGCGGCCTGCTGCTGCTCGGTGGCCGCGTCGCGGACCTCGCCGGACGACGCCGGGTTTTCCTGTGCGGGACGGCTTTGTTCCTCGTTTCGTCGCTGCTGTGCGGACTGGCTTGGACGCCCGCGATGCTGATCGGCGCACGCGTGCTGCAAGGCGTTTCGGCCGCGTTGATGGCACCGAGCGCGCTTTCGCTGGTACTGACCACGTTCCCGGACGGCGCCGAGCGCAACCGCGCCATCGCGGCGTGGTCCTCGGTCGGCGGGATCGGCGCGACGGCCGCGCTCATCGTCGGTGGCGCGCTGACCCGCGCGCTGGGCTGGCCGTGGGTGTTCTTCCTGAACGTGCCCGTGGCCGCCGGGCTGCTGCTGGCGGGCGCGGGCCTGCTGCGGGAGAGCCGGGAACGCACCGCGCGCGGCTTCGACGTGACGGGCGCGGTGACCGTCACCGCGGCGTTGGCCTGTGGCCTCCTCGCGCTGACCCGCGCGCCGGTGGCCGGCTGGACCAGCCCGTGGACCCTGGTGCTGCTGGCCGTTTCCGCCGGGCTGTTCCTGGTGTTCGCCGCGACCGAACGACGCTCGGCGGCGCCGCTGGTCCCCTTGGGACTGTTCCGGTCCCGCCTGGTCACCGGCGGGAACCTGGTGACGCTGGCGGGCGCGATGGCGGTGTTCGGCACCTCGCTCACCGTCTCCGAATACGCGCAGCGGGAACTCGGCCTGTCCCCGCTGGCGTTCGGGCTCGCGGCCACCGCGCTGCCCGTGCTCGCGATCGTCGGCGCGTCCGCCGGGCAGGCCGCGGTGACGCGGTTCGGCTACCGGCCCGTCGCCGTCGCAGGCCTGGTTTCGGTGGCCGTCGGCTGCCTGATGCTGACCATGGTGTCGCCGGGCGGCTCGTACCTGCTCGGCCTGGTGCCCGGGCTGGCGCTGGTCGGGTTCGGGCTGGGCAGCGGCGGGCTCGCCGGGTCCACCGCGGCGCTGGCCGGCGCCGCCGAACCGGACGCCGGAGTCGCTTCGGGCGTCAACACCGCGGCGTTCCAGGTCGGCGGCGCGATCGGCGTCGCCGCACTGTCCACAGTGGCCACAACGCTGGCCGACGGCCCGGCGTTCGCCGTCGCGGCGGCACTCGCCGCGCTCGGCGCCCTGGCCGGCGCGACCACCCTGAAGCCCCGCCGGCTCGACCTCGCGCCCCAGGCGCGGTAG